A genomic window from Synechococcus sp. CBW1107 includes:
- the rfbH gene encoding lipopolysaccharide biosynthesis protein RfbH, translating to MTSLSELKAQILSLTREYSRQAHGSFRPADDPLRRPWAEGTPIPYAGRVFTDDEVEAAVSTTLDFWLTLGVEGTAMEKELAAFLGVRHSLLVNSGSSANLIAISALTSPKLTKERRIRPGDEVITVAAGFPTTVAPIVQVGAVPVFIDADPITGNARCEQLEAAYQQGKTKAVMMAHALGNPFDLATTLAFCRKYDLWLVEDNCDALGCSYSMPRELAESLGFTENSPGLDDGPDRVIRWTGTWGDISTQSFYPPHHLTMGEGGAVNIVRDQKLRVVAESFRDWGRDCWCPSGIDNTCNKRFGWQLGELPEGYDHKYTYSHLGYNLKPLDIQAAIGRVQLKRLPEFIEARKRNWEILRRGLAPHDAFLEFSLPTHATGWDAQSGFRWDDSGCRTDCSWFGFKIATRPGAPVTRTELACELDRNQIGNRMLFGGNLLRQPAFVQLREDNPEALRVIGTMEGADEIMNSTLFLGTYPGMTEGMLHAQVQVISSFLQQ from the coding sequence GTGACTTCCCTCTCCGAACTCAAGGCCCAGATCCTCAGCCTCACCCGCGAGTACTCGCGCCAAGCCCACGGTTCCTTCCGGCCGGCCGACGATCCGCTGCGCAGGCCATGGGCCGAGGGCACGCCGATCCCCTATGCCGGCCGCGTATTTACAGACGACGAGGTCGAGGCGGCGGTGTCGACCACCCTCGACTTCTGGCTGACCCTGGGCGTGGAGGGCACGGCCATGGAGAAGGAGCTGGCGGCGTTCCTCGGCGTTCGCCATAGCTTGCTGGTGAACTCGGGCTCCTCCGCAAACCTGATTGCTATCTCCGCGCTCACCTCGCCCAAGTTGACGAAGGAGCGTCGGATCAGGCCTGGCGATGAGGTGATTACGGTAGCGGCCGGCTTCCCCACCACTGTGGCGCCGATCGTGCAGGTGGGCGCAGTGCCGGTGTTCATCGACGCCGATCCGATCACCGGCAACGCCCGCTGCGAACAGCTGGAGGCTGCTTACCAACAGGGAAAGACGAAGGCCGTGATGATGGCCCACGCCTTGGGCAATCCCTTCGATCTGGCCACAACGCTGGCCTTCTGCCGCAAGTACGACCTCTGGCTGGTGGAGGATAACTGTGATGCGCTGGGTTGCAGTTACTCCATGCCGAGGGAGCTGGCCGAGAGCCTGGGCTTCACTGAGAACAGCCCGGGGCTGGACGACGGGCCCGACCGGGTGATCCGCTGGACGGGCACCTGGGGCGACATCAGCACCCAGAGCTTCTACCCGCCCCATCACCTCACGATGGGCGAGGGCGGCGCAGTGAACATCGTGCGTGACCAGAAGCTGCGGGTGGTGGCTGAGAGCTTCCGCGACTGGGGACGCGACTGCTGGTGCCCGAGCGGCATTGACAACACCTGCAACAAGCGCTTCGGATGGCAGCTGGGCGAGCTGCCGGAGGGCTACGACCACAAATACACTTACAGTCATCTCGGCTACAACCTCAAGCCGCTCGACATCCAGGCGGCGATCGGGCGGGTGCAGCTGAAGCGGCTGCCGGAATTCATCGAAGCCCGCAAACGCAACTGGGAGATCCTGCGCCGCGGCCTGGCCCCTCACGACGCGTTCCTGGAATTCTCCCTTCCCACCCATGCCACCGGCTGGGATGCGCAGAGCGGCTTCCGCTGGGACGACAGCGGTTGCCGCACCGACTGCTCCTGGTTCGGCTTCAAGATCGCCACCCGCCCCGGCGCGCCTGTGACCCGCACGGAACTGGCCTGCGAACTGGATCGCAACCAGATCGGCAACCGCATGCTGTTCGGCGGCAACCTACTGCGCCAGCCGGCCTTCGTGCAGCTGCGTGAGGACAATCCTGAGGCGCTGCGGGTGATCGGCACGATGGAGGGTGCCGATGAAATCATGAACAGCACGTTGTTCCTGGGCACCTATCCGGGCATGACCGAGGGGATGCTCCATGCACAGGTGCAGGTGATCAGCAGCTTCCTGCAGCAATGA
- a CDS encoding HAD family hydrolase, with amino-acid sequence MKYAHIIFDLDGTLVDSASEIHEAAVAVCREHGLSIPSPEYIRTMTGSPPRLFFLDHGCSDADVEARVAEFRAHLATHAGDPGCVFPAVIPVLEHLQKHSIRISLATTKPSELAASLLERYGLAPFFAHIQGTDPPLQHKPHPDILHACMEKASPGAVAMVGDTIFDVEAAHNAGIDSIAVCSGAHSPERLTEARPTFLFASLQEIPGILELP; translated from the coding sequence ATGAAATACGCGCACATCATCTTCGACCTCGACGGAACGCTCGTGGACTCCGCCTCGGAGATCCACGAGGCGGCGGTTGCCGTCTGTCGCGAACACGGGCTGTCGATCCCGAGCCCGGAGTACATCCGCACGATGACCGGATCGCCGCCGCGGCTGTTCTTCCTGGATCACGGCTGCAGCGATGCCGATGTGGAGGCGCGGGTCGCCGAGTTCCGCGCCCACCTGGCAACCCATGCCGGCGATCCCGGCTGCGTGTTTCCCGCCGTGATCCCGGTGCTCGAACATCTGCAGAAGCATTCGATCCGCATCTCCCTGGCCACCACGAAGCCGAGCGAACTGGCGGCCAGCCTGCTGGAGCGCTACGGCCTGGCGCCCTTCTTCGCGCACATCCAGGGCACGGATCCACCGCTGCAGCACAAGCCCCACCCCGACATCCTTCATGCCTGCATGGAGAAGGCCTCGCCGGGGGCGGTGGCGATGGTGGGCGACACGATCTTCGACGTGGAGGCGGCCCACAACGCCGGCATCGATTCGATCGCCGTCTGTTCCGGCGCCCACAGCCCGGAACGGCTGACCGAGGCCCGCCCCACCTTCCTGTTCGCCTCGCTGCAGGAGATCCCTGGCATTCTGGAGCTGCCGTGA